The Clupea harengus chromosome 26, Ch_v2.0.2, whole genome shotgun sequence region CTGCCTGGGTGTGGTTCAGGAGGTCCAGAAAGGTGGGGGAGACATAGAAGTCCTGGTCAATGGGGAAGGGCATGCGATAGTTGAGGTTGTGAATCAAGTGAAAGGGCCCCTGGTACACAGATCTCATGGGATAGTACATGGTGACCTCGTGCAGGCTCTGGCTAAAATACACAGTAGACCAGGCTGGTTCGGTACTGAGGGCCGGGAGCAAAGACCTCCCTGTTAACTGGACCAGTGGTCCCCCCGTGAGGCTGTAAGGGGGGTAGGGAACGGAGAACCAGTCCAAGATGGTAGGAGTGACATCTGTGGGAGACAAGTGAAGATAGACTGAGAAATTATCCCTTCATTCTAGACCAACTCCAGTTCTGTTCATATACAAGTGCAGCACAGCTGACAGTTTGCCTTGACTACCTCCTCAACTTATGGGAAATGTCACCACCTTGTGGTTAACTGCTGGTACTACATCTCAAGAACTAGTAATGTAGCTTCAAAACAGCCCACGCTGTATTATTTCCACTAGATAATCCTAAAACAAATGGCTAGATAGTTAACATAGTTAACCTGAATATCTCAAAACCCAAATCTAAACATTGTAAATGCTGGATTAAATTAGAACCACAAGCTCAACTGTGGACTGCCACTGCTGCTCACCCAGGAGGCTGACATAGGCCTGGCTGACCTGTCCCCAGCGCCGCCTCTGCTCAGGGGACGACACCAGCATGGGCTCAGCCACTCCAGACATGTAGAGGTTGGTCCTCCCGTTGGGGAAGGGGATCCCGTTGTCAGAGCTGTAAATGACTAAGGTGTCTTCCTCAAACCCGGCCTCTCTCAGCTCCTTCAGAACCAGCCCAATCCCTGCACACATGTCCAGAAATGTCTCAGTCCATTTATTCAGACTAAAAGCTAGTATTATCATTATCAGACACAGGCGTACTGTAGATTCGGAACTTTTCTCTGGCCAATTTGCATTTGACTGCACATGCGGGAAAACCACActaagggctgaaacacaccaaatgcgtttctaaaaacgcagacgcttcaaaaacccttggcaaagtgcggcgggcaaaacagccacaggcccaccaggctgttttgcctaTGGTTTTGCCTGGCGCCTATGAAGCAGAGCtggtgcgcaacctgcctgggccgagtgagACATTGATGAGTGGTGCGcatccgcgccttgcgctgaaaagttgagaaaattttaacttttaagcgcacctaaaaaaaacactagaaaGAGGCGACGCGCAGCAgataaaaggcgcacacgcaaccataggaaacaatggttttgctagcgtcacatttttaaaaacgcgtttggtgtgtttcagcacTAAGTGGTGTTTTGTGAATAAAAAGGttttataaacaaacacatatccaGATGTGGCAAACAATACAGATATTCACTTTCTTTTTAATGGATTGTTTTATTGCACATTTTATTGCAAACTTCTCTTAGTGATGCCTACAAACTCTGGACGTTTCCATCCCATTTTGGTAAAGGGTTCTTACCCTGGTCCAGTCTGCTGATGGTGGTGTACTGGGCGGCCAGGTCCGCTCTTGCAGCTGGGGTGTCTGGGATGAAAGCAGGCACCTTGAGCCAGATGAACACAAAACAACTCTTAGTGCCCATAAAGGAACTTCGAAGTGGCTGCATTACAATGACAGTGACATCTCCTTATCCTTCAGCTTTCACTCCTTACTTTAACCTGGTCTGGACTGTAGTACTTGGGCTCCCAGTCTGGAATACGTCCCATCCCACTGTCCCCATTCCCAAACTTTTCGCAGAAGGCCCCGTATTGTGGTTGGGAGTGACCACAGCGGTGTGGGTCATGGAATGCCACGTAGAGGAAAAATGGACGCTCCTCTTCTTTGTGGCTCCACAGAAATTTCCGGACCAAAAGTTTGATTCTTGTGATGTTCCTTCCCACCTGGAGCACAGAATTGTTCTCCTCAGTGTAGGAGAAGTTAAACGGGTACACCAATCCAGGACCAACATGTTTCTTCCCTATAATACCTGCAAGATTAAAGAGATGTCACCAAATAATCACTAGATCCTTGTGAGCATTAGACTTTCTCCTTGTTCATTTCTCCTTCCTGTTACAGTAGCCCTGTGGTGACCAATATCAAACATtaagaaaataaacataatacaaacacaaacatatttagCAGTCAACAATAAAAGATGCCACTCCTTTTGTTCACTACAGTTAAGTTTCCACTCTTGAATATTTTACTCGAGTGTATTTGTTCCAGTGTTGGAAATTACATTTTTCTTCCACCAGCTACAATTCTAAATCCTACCAGACACTCAGATTTATTTTACCAGCCAGCATTTTGTAATCACACTTGTGTGCGCAAGTACATTTGTATGATTTAAAAATGTGCCCACAATAAAGTTGCTGTTTGTCTTGCTGTTGGCTGAAGTGTGTTGCCAAGTGGTGTGTTGTACACTTCATTATCTTACTAGTATTTACCTGTGCGGATGTTGGCTTGTTGCAGAAGCAGGGGCAAACTTTGGACACCATCAAATGAGTTGAAATGATGGACACTCTGATGGAGACCATACATGCCATTTTGATGCTGTAGAATGAATAAACGTTCAACAATTAGGAGATATACAAAAGAGTATCGGTCATGCAAGAAATGGCTTAAAAACAACCTAGCTAGCAACTGTAAACCATGCATTTCTTTGGTCCTTTTCGTCTGAAAATGCTTGAAAATTGCAATTGTAGCCAAGGCCTGCACTATAGCAGACGGATAGGTTTTGGACATTATCTATTAAATGTTGAATTTAGTTGCCCACCCCATATATCCAAATTGCCACCCCAGGATGACACAACTGCCTATTAATATTTTGATCTTATGAGTTGGCAGACAGCTGTGGTGGACCTTCAGGGCCTGTATGCTAAACCATTTCCaaaatgaagggggggggggggggtaataataatatgaaggggagagtggggtaagatgagccgTGGATAAGTAGACCTATGACCAAGGTGATATGAGACAGATATAAAACAGTGTGCCTAACTCAAATAGACAATAACATATGGGGTCAGCTCTCCCATGTCAGGGGTAAGTTGAGCCATCTGTGGCAACGGTTACAACAGCCATCTGTGGCAACTATTGTATAAACCAGATTTTAAAGAATtctaaatacaattattaataATGAAATACCCCATTCTGCTAATCATATTGGTGTTCAGGAAATAAATGTGGCATGACCCCTATTATGCTAcatctaaaatatgaaatatattgtCAGTTATTCATTGTTAGGATTGTTAGAAATGCAAACTAAATTTAGAGTCACATGATAAAAATTGTGTATGGTGGACCAGATACAGGTGGTGGGTCAACGTCCCCACTGGTTCATCTTACCCCACGGAAGCTAGGAAGTGTTGGACCTGTTCAATACTTGGATGGGCGACCACCTGGGAATACCAAAGGATGACAAAGAATGAGCTTGCATCTCAAACAATTACTCAAATTATCAATGCAACATGATGCAGAACTTTTGATTATGTTGTTGACCTTACTAAGGTTTACAAGCTTAGACAATAAGCCAggtgcttttttttaattaggtGAACAAGATCCACGTTGGCAGAGCTATTGTCTAAGCTTGTAAACCTTAGTAAGGTCAACAACATCATCAAAAGTTCTACATCATGTTGCCTTGATAATTTGAGTAATTGTTTGAGATGCAAGCTCATTCTTTGTCATCCTTTGAATAGGGATTCTGCACTACATGATTTATGTCAGTGACAGCCACTTGCCTTTGGAAAAGCAGGTAATTGTTTAAGTTACTTGCCAATTTAGAAACTCAATCGAAATATCCATTTCCCCACAGCATTACAGATACCCTGAGTGCTAGCAGGCTAGTTTTTGTGTGAGTTAGTTTTGGATCTTTGTAGGCCTATATCAGAGGACTCAGTAGTAAAATTGAGTTCAAGACCATACAAACTGCCTTACCTGTGGAAGGCCAGTGAGGATGGTGGATCGGCTAGGGGAGCAGCTGCTGACCGAGGTGAAAGCGTTCTTGAATATCAAGCTGCGCCGGGAGAGAGCTTGGAGATGAGGGGTGCGGACCACTGTGTTGTTATAAACCTCTGTCTCGAACCCAGCATCGTCACCTGCTTGCACATTAAGGGTACGGACACAACTGTGTTCAAACCTTAAGAATATTTCTATTCAGTTTCAATGAATATGGACACAACTTTGTTAACACCTTGCATATTCTTAAGATGTTTCCATTCAAGCATGGAATCAGCTTACCAATGATGAGTAGCACGTTTCTTCTCTTGGATTCTCCAGGGCAGCTGTTTAACAAAAAGGCAAGGAAAACTAGGCCTAATCTATACGAACCATATTGAAATGCCATGCTGACATTTTTGAGAAACCCCAAACTGTTTAAATACAGTGTTTCATACTCTTGGTGTGCACTTCAACTACATCCACAACTTCCGCCTCACATATGCTAGTCACATGACGACTGTCACATGACGACACGAGTCACACGACGATCACACTGTTCAAACCACATAAACCACAAATGTGGGGAAGTAGGCTGCCTGAAACTACTGTGATTACATCTTTTGTAGACGAGCACAGTTCTTGCTTTCTCGTCAAAATGAACGGACCCGTGGAGCTTTCAAAACGCTAAGGTTTGTTGTATATTGTTTTTGCAGCTACATTTGAGGTTGTGCTAAATAATGCAGATAAGCTATTACGGGAGAAGTGTTCAGATGTGTTGCATTTTGGTGCCTTCTCTCCATTTCTAAGAGCCAATAAGATAGAATTCAGTGGAGTAGCCGACAGCCATCTGACGCGAGATAATATACGACTGACTACTGAATTAGATATGGGCTAAATACGAGACCATACAGCCCGAAAGCCAAAGAAACTTGCTGCTCGATGTAGTAATGTAGTAGCCTACGCTACAATATCCCGTCCAACgataaatgcattttttttctggctTTCCTCCAGGTAACCCCACGTTTCAGAAACATAACATCCAACTCCAGGTTTCTGTATTTGGAGAACAGACCTTCgaggatgaagatgaaacaCAGATTAGCATGCCACTACTATGTAGGCATTCTGATAGTTGGACATTTCTCTATCGGAATACAGATATGATGAGCTTTATACACTTTTTCACAAAAGGCACAAAAATAATTCCATTGGACAGTTACAAATATGGCATTCCTTGGCGGAGGTACTGTCAGTCAATCTTGTTGTCATGAAGCCTATAATCTCCATTTAGCTGTCATCACCTAGGCTTAAAAGAAGGTGAGGTTTCAAAACCGCTCTGTTGTGAAGACCTATTTGAAGACATTTGCAAGCTGCTACTGggaatagagagacagagagatggagcccCTGGTCAGTCCCCTCCCAATACACGGAAACTCAGTTCAGCAGAGGTGGCTCTCCTGCTGCTCTTTACGCACCCTTCAGACGTGGATCCCCATTCTCACCTGGCTTCCCAAATACAACCTCAGATGGCTGCAGATGGACATCATTGCAGGGGCCACAGTAGGCCTCACCACGGTACCACAGGCTCTGGCCTATGCAGAGGTGGCGGGCCTACCTGTACAGGTAAATACATTCTTTGGCCTATAGGGCTCTGCAGCACACTTGCTATTAAGTGCTGGATTAAACCCCACTTTGTTGGGCGGTATAAAGACaagtctgcgattctggcaaAATGTTTGAGTTCAGCAGCcagtcaaattacacccctgcCTCCCGTGCTCCTCAGGAGACcggttgattggctggaatattgtatggctcggtctgagccactatgttccCAAAGCCAGGACTGTAGACATAACAGGGTTCTTTGAGCGTCCACAGAGAATGGACCGCTAGAGAATGTAATTACACAAAAAAGTGGATTGGATTATAATCAGGGGCTACACTTTAATGTCAGTTGTACTTAGAACTCCCCACTTTGGAGACTGGAGAACGTACCCttttccacacacaccatacttacTG contains the following coding sequences:
- the sgsh gene encoding N-sulphoglucosamine sulphohydrolase, yielding MAFQYGSYRLGLVFLAFLLNSCPGESKRRNVLLIIGDDAGFETEVYNNTVVRTPHLQALSRRSLIFKNAFTSVSSCSPSRSTILTGLPQHQNGMYGLHQSVHHFNSFDGVQSLPLLLQQANIRTGIIGKKHVGPGLVYPFNFSYTEENNSVLQVGRNITRIKLLVRKFLWSHKEEERPFFLYVAFHDPHRCGHSQPQYGAFCEKFGNGDSGMGRIPDWEPKYYSPDQVKVPAFIPDTPAARADLAAQYTTISRLDQGIGLVLKELREAGFEEDTLVIYSSDNGIPFPNGRTNLYMSGVAEPMLVSSPEQRRRWGQVSQAYVSLLDVTPTILDWFSVPYPPYSLTGGPLVQLTGRSLLPALSTEPAWSTVYFSQSLHEVTMYYPMRSVYQGPFHLIHNLNYRMPFPIDQDFYVSPTFLDLLNHTQAGQPTSWFKTLKDYYYRERWELYDTRSDPTESRNLASDPTHMNILETLKTQLLKWQWGTSDPWVCSPDAVLETKLEPQCRPLYNGL